The window CACGAGCCACAACACCAGTCCTTCCTGATAGAGTTTGATTAGGAGTTCATCTTCACTATGCCTGTCATCGGCCTCCTCCACAGCTCATCATTCTTACGAAGAGGTTGATTAGGAGTTCAAGATCTAATAAAGTTTGCGGGCAACACCCTAGTTGATATAGTTGTACGCATTGGGTATTGTATCGATTCTCCTTTTGCACTCTAGCGTCACGGCCGCTATCAAGATTAGCTCTGCCATCGGTAAGTTATCACTAGTTGATGGCGCCGTAACAGAATATCCATCGTAATGGACCCCGAAGGGTCCTTCCTTATAGCCCTCTGGATTACTTCCGTCATCCCAAGTTCCTCCCAAATCTCAGAAGCACATGAGCAAGAAAACAAGCAATGTTGTATGTCATCATATCCGATCCTACAAAAGGACATCGAGGGATAATTGGGATGCGTCGTCCTGTAAGTACACCATAGAGAGGAAGAACTCCCCCTTCCACCAAAAATGCTTGGTTTTCCCTTGGACTCGAAGCTGCCACACTTCCTTCCATATATGATTTAGATGAACGTTACCCTGACCATCCACTCTATTAAAATGGCtaccaaattgatgttcaaactCATCATTGTAAGCAGACCGAACAGAAAAAGTGTCGGGTCTCGTGTACTGCCACACTACAAAATCTTCCAAGAACTGAACCCACGGAGGGATTTGCAAAATTATGTTAACATGGACTGAGAAAACAGGTCGTATGAAAGCCTCATCCCACTACCCCGTATGTGGATCTATGATCTCTTCCACTTTAGAGAGCATAGTCCCCCCCTTGGGTTGATAACTTCCCCAATTGCACTTGACGAAATCCAGGGATCCTCCCAAATATTGATTTGTGAGCCTGAACCGACCCGCCATATATATCTTCTCTTAAAAGTTTGAATACTAGCAAAAAACTTTGCTAGGTAAATGAAGAACCTTTCCTTGGACCAGCCTTCAAGATGTCTCCATCCGGGTAATATTTTGCACTTAACACCCGTGCACAAAGAGATTCAATATTTTCGATTAGTCAACAACACTAATTTGCGAACATAGCTAGGTTAAAACTGTGAAGGTCTCTAAAGCCCAGTCCCCCTTTCTTCTTTGGTACACACAACTTCCACCATGAAAAGCAACATATCTTTTTCTTTTCCTCCCCATCACCCCTCCGCCAGAGATTTCATCAGTAATAGATTTACAAATTCCTTTAGGTAGCTTGAAAACTGGCATAGTGTAAGAAGGAATTGCTTGTGCTACTGATTTTAGCAAAATCTCCTTCGCTTACATAGAAAGAATCTTTTCTTTCCATCCTTTTAGCCTTTGGCACACTATCTATGGGATATCGAAAAGAGTCACTCCGGTCAACTCCAACAGTAATTAGGAGTCCCAAGTACATACCTGAACGAGCTACTGTTAGGATATTCAAATCCCTGCACACATCCTCCCTTGCTCTGACACTAGTATTATATTAGGGCAAAAGAAAATATTGGACTTAGTTGTACTCGCCATCCAATGTCCTTTTAAGTGTGCTTTCATTATGAGCATTGGTCCTCATCAGAATTAAAGAATCGTCTGCAAAAAGAAGGTGAGAAACAGAAGGAGCATATTTTATAAACACAAATACATTCTATTCCACTAATTTTCTTCCTCATGAGCCAGAATGCTAGATAGTCCTTCCGAACAAAGTAGAAAAAGATATGGGTATAGTGTCCTTTTTTAGGAAGTTCCAGGATTAGGCGATcactttttattttattttcaggGCAAGCGATCACTTGTTATCTGAACAGCTACTGAGCCCAATGGGCTAAAAGGCTTTTTTTAAACGTGGGCTGAAAGCCTTAGTAGGCTGCGCAACACGCATCGACAGTGGGTTTATTTCACACACGTACACAACTGATGGCGGTTTTTCCATTTCCATTTCCCTCCGAAGTCCCACAACCGCCTCCCGGAGAGAACTCCATGGaacctcctcctgagcccgcggctccgcttccccctcctcctccgccgctgcATCCCCATGACACAACACTCACGCTGACGTTGGCGCTGCCCCCTCCTGCGCTCGCGTCCGTGCTGATCTCGCCGAAGCCGCGCGCACGAAGGCCGAAGCCCGAATGCGGCGCCAGCCCCAGACCGCGGTGCTCGCCTATCGGCGACACACCGCCGTGCACAGAGTGCGGAAAGCGGTTCCCATCATGGAAGGCACTCTTCGGACACATGCGATGCCACCCAGAGCGGCAGTGGCGTGGGATCACGCCGCCCCCGGCGCACTTCCGCCAGGGCGTTGCAGGCGCTCCAGTCGCCCCCTCCGGACAGTTCACGGTGCAGGAGCGCGAGGTCGCTTCCAGCCTCCTTATGCTCTCCAGCGCGCGTCCCGGCGCTAGCAAGGGCAAGAAGGTCGTTAATGCTGCTGCTATTACTCCTAGCGGGATGGAGAGCTGCGGCACATCGGCGTCCGCGTCAGTGACGCCGGGGCCGGCCAACTGCGACGAACACAAGTGCAGCGTATGCGACCGTGGGTTCGCCAGCGGACAGGCTCTTGGCGGGCATAAGCGGTGCCACTGGGATAGGGCCTGCTCGGGGGTGGTGGTGATCGCCGCTGCCGGCAGCAGTGGGTCCCCAATGTCGACCGATGAGACGGCGATTCTAGACCTCAACCTGCCGCCTCCTGGGCCACCTCCGGTGCGGACGAGCGACCAAGGCAGCAACCTGAATGACATGCTGGATTTGAAGCTTGGGTACTACGGATAACTGGGTTTCAGTGCTTCACCATGCATTTATGCGCTAAGCTAAGTTTGATATATGTATGTAAGTAAGTAGTGTATATATGTATATTGATGTTCGCTTGCTTTTCTTTTAGGCGTGCTGATTCAGAAATGATGTTTTCTTATCTTTCTGAATTGGCTTTCTGTTGCTTTGAAGTATGTGAGGTACTAACTCTGGCATACCAAGTTTGTGTGTGTACAAATGTATGATGCATATGTGAGTGTAACTAATGTGGAGCTAACTACTAATAATATATGTTTTCTCCTTCCTCCTTTTTTCTGCATATTATTATtatttctcttattatattataTGATTAAGTTGTACAGGTTTTGTTTCACACATGCTAAGAGCAAGTTTAATAGTGGGCTATTAGCCTGCTTACATGGCacttttgcttatgtggagaagAGAGACATGAAAAAAATGAAGGGGGTGGGCTCTTATGCAAAAGCCCTCCTCTACGCGCGTTCCTAAGTAAAAACATTTAATGAGAGGGaagagatagagagaaaatgagaAAAAGTTGTACTCCCTTCTTTTTATTTAATCTGCGTATTAGCTTTGGCtaaagtcaagctttgtaaactttgacaaagtttataaacaaaaatattaacatatacaataacaaatcaatatcattagattcattattgaatgtactttcacatcatatagatttgttaTAATAATACAAACTCTTGATGACGTGGCAATGCTCATATAGCCAACAACTGGCTATACTAGAAACACTATTTGGAGGACAGACACATTAATTGATTTATAGTAGAATCCTTTGAGGCTTATGGGATGATATATAATACtccctttgttcctaaatataagtctttttagagattccaataagggactgcatacggagcaaaatgagtgaatctacactctaaagtatgtctatatacatcgGTATGTAGTCTATAGTGAAATCTTAGAAAaacttgtatttaggaacagaggaagTAAAAACTAATGAGACTGCATATAGCTGATCTATGTGTTCCGTAGCTTTCGCAATAGCAATATCCTGAAAGAGGCAGTAGGGCAAAACTATTGTTGTAGTAGTAGTAGCAGCAGGCAACAGTATAGTTAGGATCTTGTCGATCATGTGGCAGAGACTCGGCCTTATGGTTGACGGAATTGTATGTGCATCAAGACTGACCTGATGTGGAGAGCGAACGTCCTGCACGCAGCGGCATATGAACGCAGTTATCCGGCCGCATGATTATTTATGGGGATGCGTGCATTAACTTTTGCTGAAACAGCTCGTGCTGTAATACAGGTGATACAGCTGATGAAGTTACCTTTCTCCTGCCCCTGACATGCCAGGTTGTTCAGGAGGAAAGTGAAGACTTTTGGACGCGCATGTGTTTCAACTTGGCCACGTCCTTTTTTGGTCAGCCTTGATCCCGACTCCACACAATTAGACAGAAATTTGGTGCCAAGATAATATGCCCATAATGGATCTTGTTCCGGCGAGCGCCATGTAAAAGCTCTTTggtaaaagaaaagaaataaggcTCCAACAAAAATATT is drawn from Aegilops tauschii subsp. strangulata cultivar AL8/78 chromosome 1, Aet v6.0, whole genome shotgun sequence and contains these coding sequences:
- the LOC109749163 gene encoding zinc finger protein ZAT3-like, producing MRCHPERQWRGITPPPAHFRQGVAGAPVAPSGQFTVQEREVASSLLMLSSARPGASKGKKVVNAAAITPSGMESCGTSASASVTPGPANCDEHKCSVCDRGFASGQALGGHKRCHWDRACSGVVVIAAAGSSGSPMSTDETAILDLNLPPPGPPPVRTSDQGSNLNDMLDLKLGYYG